The following coding sequences are from one Ornithodoros turicata isolate Travis chromosome 1, ASM3712646v1, whole genome shotgun sequence window:
- the LOC135370145 gene encoding uncharacterized protein LOC135370145 isoform X3: MIALNACPAAMVLNDEQCAEHRAATHCAYCKQEFTEDLPRVRHHDHSKHCSAGETNYIATLCNPCNVACTTREKLPIMVHNLSYDLAGLLREFHILGWKRPPFIVASSMEKIRSFEIGTFLFRDTMQYLNSSLGELVETVKSMGGAEAFQCLKQAFGKDYEILLRKGVFPYSHVSSFAVYDELALPEKSSFRNDLTGEDISEEDYQYALLVFEHFGCSNLRDYNALYLKTDALLHADVMQHFRRLCYSARGLELLHCVSLASYSWQCALNYTQAKLELIIDEDMYRTIESGVRGGLCQASRRHLRANNPLCSGYDPDKEEVYISYIDCNNLYGFSMIKHLPVGDFEWVEDFSSVDFMRHPTDSDVGYVYVCDLEYPKSIHALTRYFPLAPEKAVVPKEWLSPFQQGLLEELMYQPANSKKLLLTCKDKVEYVVHYALLALYCRLGMRVTKIHRILKFRQAPFLRPYIEDNVARRVASGTTFEKNFYKLSNNAVFGRTLLNKFNMRDIRVAFDEETASRLGSRAECVRMEILSPDCVMYEMRKRKVRCDFPLQIGFTILELSKLTMYSFYYETLLSKLTCPVITCYFDTDSLILGLFCKDYEDQLRAIADDHLDLSSFDRDHPLYSEKNRGRLGAFKSETGSVPIEEVVCLKAKMYSIKLAGGRQIARAKGVKKNIVRKHLLHETYCNTLFNHMSVSNEQVSIVGKKQCMYTIRNVKRSLMAYDDKRYLCNDIDSYPYGSYEYDVQEEN; encoded by the exons atgatcgccctgaacgcttgccccgccgcaatggtgctgaatgatgagcaatgcgctgagcacagagctgctacccactgtgcgtactgtaaacaggagtttaccgaagatctaccccgtgtccgccatcacgaccattcaaagcattgtagtgcgggcgagacaaattatatcgcgacattgtgtaacccctgtaacgtcgcgtgcacgacgagggaaaaattgccgatcatggtacacaatttgtcctacgatttggccgggctgctgcgggaatttcacattcttgggtggaagcgacctcccttcattgtggccagctccatggaaaaaattcgttcgttcgaaattggcaccttcctgtttagagataccatgcaatatctaaattcgtcgctgggggagctcgtggaaaccgtcaaatccatgggtggtgcagaggcattccaatgtttgaagcaggcatttggaaaggactacgaaattttacttcgtaaaggtgtattcccgtacagccatgtcagttcttttgcagtgtatgatgaattggccttgccagaaaaatcctcctttcgaaacgatctcacgggggaggatataagtgaggaggactaccagtatgcgttgctcgtatttgaacattttggatgctcaaatttgagagattataatgcactgtactTGAAAACAGATGCCCTACTACATGCagacgtgatgcagcacttccgacgtctgtgctacagcgcgcgtggattggaattgcttcattgtgtttctctggcatcctattcgtggcaatgcgctctaaattacacgcaggcaaaattggagttaatcatcgatgaggacatgtacagaaccatcgaatcgggcgttagaggcgggctctgtcaagcgagcaggcgtcatttgcgggctaacaaccctctgtgtagtggctatgatccagataaagaggaggtgtacatatcatacatagattgcaacaatctttacggattcagtatgataaagcacctccccgttggtgatttcgaatgggtcgaggattttagctccgtggattttatgcgtcaccccactgattcagacgttggctacgtgtatgtatgtgacttggagtatccaaaatctatccacgcactgacacggtactttcccctggctcctgagaaggcagtcgtcccaaaggaatggctctcgccattccagcaagggcttctcgaagaattaatgtatcagcccgctaacagcaaaaagctgttgcttacgtgcaaggacaaagtcgagtacgtcgttcattacgcgctgctcgcactctattgtagattaggcatgagggtgacaaaaattcacagaattctaaaatttcgccaggcgccattcctgcgtccctacatcgaggacaatgttgccagacgtgttgcctcgggcacgacatttgaaaaaaacttctacaaactctcaaataatgcagtctttgggagaacacttctaaataaatttaacatgcgtgatattcgagtagccttcgatgaggagacggcgagtcgcctcgggagtcgggcggaatgcgtgaggatggaaattttgtccccggattgtgtcatgtacgaaatgcgcaaaagaaaagtgcgatgcgatttcccgctccagattgggtttacgatcttggaactgagtaaattaaccatgtactcattctactatgaaaccttgctgagtaagctcacttgtccggtgattacctgttactttgacacggattctctgatcctcggcctgttctgcaaggactatgaagatcagttacgagcgattgccgacgaccacttagatttgtcttccttcgatcgggatcatccactgtacagtgaaaagaatcgtggaaggcttggggcattcaaaagcgaaactggtagtgtacctattgaggaagtagtctgtttgaaagctaaaatgtactccatcaaattagctggaggaaggcaaattgcaagagctaaaggggtcaaaaagaatattgtacgcaagcacctcctccatgagacgtactgcaataccttgttcaatcacatgagcgtatcgaatgaacaagtatcaatcgttggaaagaagcagtgtatgtacaccatcagaaatgtcaaaagaagtctgatggcatacgacgacaagagatacctgtgcaatgacatcgactcctatccttatggaagctatgaatatg atgtgcaggaagagaattaa
- the LOC135370145 gene encoding uncharacterized protein LOC135370145 isoform X1 translates to MIALNACPAAMVLNDEQCAEHRAATHCAYCKQEFTEDLPRVRHHDHSKHCSAGETNYIATLCNPCNVACTTREKLPIMVHNLSYDLAGLLREFHILGWKRPPFIVASSMEKIRSFEIGTFLFRDTMQYLNSSLGELVETVKSMGGAEAFQCLKQAFGKDYEILLRKGVFPYSHVSSFAVYDELALPEKSSFRNDLTGEDISEEDYQYALLVFEHFGCSNLRDYNALYLKTDALLHADVMQHFRRLCYSARGLELLHCVSLASYSWQCALNYTQAKLELIIDEDMYRTIESGVRGGLCQASRRHLRANNPLCSGYDPDKEEVYISYIDCNNLYGFSMIKHLPVGDFEWVEDFSSVDFMRHPTDSDVGYVYVCDLEYPKSIHALTRYFPLAPEKAVVPKEWLSPFQQGLLEELMYQPANSKKLLLTCKDKVEYVVHYALLALYCRLGMRVTKIHRILKFRQAPFLRPYIEDNVARRVASGTTFEKNFYKLSNNAVFGRTLLNKFNMRDIRVAFDEETASRLGSRAECVRMEILSPDCVMYEMRKRKVRCDFPLQIGFTILELSKLTMYSFYYETLLSKLTCPVITCYFDTDSLILGLFCKDYEDQLRAIADDHLDLSSFDRDHPLYSEKNRGRLGAFKSETGSVPIEEVVCLKAKMYSIKLAGGRQIARAKGVKKNIVRKHLLHETYCNTLFNHMSVSNEQVSIVGKKQCMYTIRNVKRSLMAYDDKRYLCNDIDSYPYGSYEYGRELMLLSHAVLSCGLPLGHGQRGMSAWVIHIVPM, encoded by the exons atgatcgccctgaacgcttgccccgccgcaatggtgctgaatgatgagcaatgcgctgagcacagagctgctacccactgtgcgtactgtaaacaggagtttaccgaagatctaccccgtgtccgccatcacgaccattcaaagcattgtagtgcgggcgagacaaattatatcgcgacattgtgtaacccctgtaacgtcgcgtgcacgacgagggaaaaattgccgatcatggtacacaatttgtcctacgatttggccgggctgctgcgggaatttcacattcttgggtggaagcgacctcccttcattgtggccagctccatggaaaaaattcgttcgttcgaaattggcaccttcctgtttagagataccatgcaatatctaaattcgtcgctgggggagctcgtggaaaccgtcaaatccatgggtggtgcagaggcattccaatgtttgaagcaggcatttggaaaggactacgaaattttacttcgtaaaggtgtattcccgtacagccatgtcagttcttttgcagtgtatgatgaattggccttgccagaaaaatcctcctttcgaaacgatctcacgggggaggatataagtgaggaggactaccagtatgcgttgctcgtatttgaacattttggatgctcaaatttgagagattataatgcactgtactTGAAAACAGATGCCCTACTACATGCagacgtgatgcagcacttccgacgtctgtgctacagcgcgcgtggattggaattgcttcattgtgtttctctggcatcctattcgtggcaatgcgctctaaattacacgcaggcaaaattggagttaatcatcgatgaggacatgtacagaaccatcgaatcgggcgttagaggcgggctctgtcaagcgagcaggcgtcatttgcgggctaacaaccctctgtgtagtggctatgatccagataaagaggaggtgtacatatcatacatagattgcaacaatctttacggattcagtatgataaagcacctccccgttggtgatttcgaatgggtcgaggattttagctccgtggattttatgcgtcaccccactgattcagacgttggctacgtgtatgtatgtgacttggagtatccaaaatctatccacgcactgacacggtactttcccctggctcctgagaaggcagtcgtcccaaaggaatggctctcgccattccagcaagggcttctcgaagaattaatgtatcagcccgctaacagcaaaaagctgttgcttacgtgcaaggacaaagtcgagtacgtcgttcattacgcgctgctcgcactctattgtagattaggcatgagggtgacaaaaattcacagaattctaaaatttcgccaggcgccattcctgcgtccctacatcgaggacaatgttgccagacgtgttgcctcgggcacgacatttgaaaaaaacttctacaaactctcaaataatgcagtctttgggagaacacttctaaataaatttaacatgcgtgatattcgagtagccttcgatgaggagacggcgagtcgcctcgggagtcgggcggaatgcgtgaggatggaaattttgtccccggattgtgtcatgtacgaaatgcgcaaaagaaaagtgcgatgcgatttcccgctccagattgggtttacgatcttggaactgagtaaattaaccatgtactcattctactatgaaaccttgctgagtaagctcacttgtccggtgattacctgttactttgacacggattctctgatcctcggcctgttctgcaaggactatgaagatcagttacgagcgattgccgacgaccacttagatttgtcttccttcgatcgggatcatccactgtacagtgaaaagaatcgtggaaggcttggggcattcaaaagcgaaactggtagtgtacctattgaggaagtagtctgtttgaaagctaaaatgtactccatcaaattagctggaggaaggcaaattgcaagagctaaaggggtcaaaaagaatattgtacgcaagcacctcctccatgagacgtactgcaataccttgttcaatcacatgagcgtatcgaatgaacaagtatcaatcgttggaaagaagcagtgtatgtacaccatcagaaatgtcaaaagaagtctgatggcatacgacgacaagagatacctgtgcaatgacatcgactcctatccttatggaagctatgaatatg gaagagaattaatgcttctgtcacatgctgttctctcctgcggtttgcctctgggtcatggacagagagggatgagtgcctgggtgatccaTATAGTACCTATGTGA
- the LOC135370145 gene encoding uncharacterized protein LOC135370145 isoform X2: MIALNACPAAMVLNDEQCAEHRAATHCAYCKQEFTEDLPRVRHHDHSKHCSAGETNYIATLCNPCNVACTTREKLPIMVHNLSYDLAGLLREFHILGWKRPPFIVASSMEKIRSFEIGTFLFRDTMQYLNSSLGELVETVKSMGGAEAFQCLKQAFGKDYEILLRKGVFPYSHVSSFAVYDELALPEKSSFRNDLTGEDISEEDYQYALLVFEHFGCSNLRDYNALYLKTDALLHADVMQHFRRLCYSARGLELLHCVSLASYSWQCALNYTQAKLELIIDEDMYRTIESGVRGGLCQASRRHLRANNPLCSGYDPDKEEVYISYIDCNNLYGFSMIKHLPVGDFEWVEDFSSVDFMRHPTDSDVGYVYVCDLEYPKSIHALTRYFPLAPEKAVVPKEWLSPFQQGLLEELMYQPANSKKLLLTCKDKVEYVVHYALLALYCRLGMRVTKIHRILKFRQAPFLRPYIEDNVARRVASGTTFEKNFYKLSNNAVFGRTLLNKFNMRDIRVAFDEETASRLGSRAECVRMEILSPDCVMYEMRKRKVRCDFPLQIGFTILELSKLTMYSFYYETLLSKLTCPVITCYFDTDSLILGLFCKDYEDQLRAIADDHLDLSSFDRDHPLYSEKNRGRLGAFKSETGSVPIEEVVCLKAKMYSIKLAGGRQIARAKGVKKNIVRKHLLHETYCNTLFNHMSVSNEQVSIVGKKQCMYTIRNVKRSLMAYDDKRYLCNDIDSYPYGSYEYEDVQEEN, translated from the exons atgatcgccctgaacgcttgccccgccgcaatggtgctgaatgatgagcaatgcgctgagcacagagctgctacccactgtgcgtactgtaaacaggagtttaccgaagatctaccccgtgtccgccatcacgaccattcaaagcattgtagtgcgggcgagacaaattatatcgcgacattgtgtaacccctgtaacgtcgcgtgcacgacgagggaaaaattgccgatcatggtacacaatttgtcctacgatttggccgggctgctgcgggaatttcacattcttgggtggaagcgacctcccttcattgtggccagctccatggaaaaaattcgttcgttcgaaattggcaccttcctgtttagagataccatgcaatatctaaattcgtcgctgggggagctcgtggaaaccgtcaaatccatgggtggtgcagaggcattccaatgtttgaagcaggcatttggaaaggactacgaaattttacttcgtaaaggtgtattcccgtacagccatgtcagttcttttgcagtgtatgatgaattggccttgccagaaaaatcctcctttcgaaacgatctcacgggggaggatataagtgaggaggactaccagtatgcgttgctcgtatttgaacattttggatgctcaaatttgagagattataatgcactgtactTGAAAACAGATGCCCTACTACATGCagacgtgatgcagcacttccgacgtctgtgctacagcgcgcgtggattggaattgcttcattgtgtttctctggcatcctattcgtggcaatgcgctctaaattacacgcaggcaaaattggagttaatcatcgatgaggacatgtacagaaccatcgaatcgggcgttagaggcgggctctgtcaagcgagcaggcgtcatttgcgggctaacaaccctctgtgtagtggctatgatccagataaagaggaggtgtacatatcatacatagattgcaacaatctttacggattcagtatgataaagcacctccccgttggtgatttcgaatgggtcgaggattttagctccgtggattttatgcgtcaccccactgattcagacgttggctacgtgtatgtatgtgacttggagtatccaaaatctatccacgcactgacacggtactttcccctggctcctgagaaggcagtcgtcccaaaggaatggctctcgccattccagcaagggcttctcgaagaattaatgtatcagcccgctaacagcaaaaagctgttgcttacgtgcaaggacaaagtcgagtacgtcgttcattacgcgctgctcgcactctattgtagattaggcatgagggtgacaaaaattcacagaattctaaaatttcgccaggcgccattcctgcgtccctacatcgaggacaatgttgccagacgtgttgcctcgggcacgacatttgaaaaaaacttctacaaactctcaaataatgcagtctttgggagaacacttctaaataaatttaacatgcgtgatattcgagtagccttcgatgaggagacggcgagtcgcctcgggagtcgggcggaatgcgtgaggatggaaattttgtccccggattgtgtcatgtacgaaatgcgcaaaagaaaagtgcgatgcgatttcccgctccagattgggtttacgatcttggaactgagtaaattaaccatgtactcattctactatgaaaccttgctgagtaagctcacttgtccggtgattacctgttactttgacacggattctctgatcctcggcctgttctgcaaggactatgaagatcagttacgagcgattgccgacgaccacttagatttgtcttccttcgatcgggatcatccactgtacagtgaaaagaatcgtggaaggcttggggcattcaaaagcgaaactggtagtgtacctattgaggaagtagtctgtttgaaagctaaaatgtactccatcaaattagctggaggaaggcaaattgcaagagctaaaggggtcaaaaagaatattgtacgcaagcacctcctccatgagacgtactgcaataccttgttcaatcacatgagcgtatcgaatgaacaagtatcaatcgttggaaagaagcagtgtatgtacaccatcagaaatgtcaaaagaagtctgatggcatacgacgacaagagatacctgtgcaatgacatcgactcctatccttatggaagctatgaatatg aagatgtgcaggaagagaattaa